From the genome of Paraburkholderia aromaticivorans, one region includes:
- the wrbA gene encoding NAD(P)H:quinone oxidoreductase, which produces MKDILVLYYSRHGATRELALAIAHGVDSVPGMQARVRTVPAVSTVCEATQPDIPAEGPPYVELRDLEECAGLALGSPTRFGNMAASLKYFLDGTTPQWLSGALAGKPACVFTSTGSLHGGQESTLLSMMLPLLHHGMLIVGIPYTESALSTTQTGGTPYGASHFARAGSAEHGISADEKTLAIALGARVARTAASMSERP; this is translated from the coding sequence ATGAAAGACATTCTCGTGCTCTATTACAGCCGTCACGGCGCCACGCGCGAACTCGCGCTGGCGATCGCGCACGGCGTCGACAGCGTCCCCGGCATGCAGGCGCGTGTGCGTACAGTGCCGGCAGTGTCCACCGTCTGCGAAGCGACTCAGCCCGATATCCCCGCCGAAGGCCCGCCCTACGTCGAACTGCGCGATCTCGAGGAATGCGCTGGTCTCGCGCTCGGTTCGCCCACCCGTTTCGGCAACATGGCCGCGTCGCTCAAATACTTTCTCGACGGCACCACGCCGCAGTGGCTCTCCGGCGCTCTTGCCGGCAAGCCCGCCTGCGTGTTCACGTCCACCGGCAGTCTGCACGGCGGCCAGGAATCCACGCTGCTTTCCATGATGCTGCCGCTTCTGCATCACGGCATGCTGATCGTCGGCATCCCTTACACCGAGAGCGCGCTGAGCACCACGCAAACCGGCGGCACGCCTTATGGCGCGTCGCATTTCGCGCGCGCGGGCAGCGCCGAACACGGCATCTCCGCGGACGAAAAGACGCTCGCCATCGCGCTCGGCGCACGCGTCGCGCGCACGGCGGCATCCATGAGCGAAAGGCCGTGA
- a CDS encoding metallophosphoesterase — MKIRVLSDLHLENDEPELIPHAQADLIVLAGDIHNHAAGPRWAAQTFDGAVPVIYVPGNHEYYDGEFSALDAALYDAAAQVDNVHVLNNAALVDPQGRWRVLGTTLWTDFALYGNDADALAESIEASRRVMLDFRGLIQMNWPHDTHDATRDFTPDDSLALHRQARTWLENELARPFGGKTIVVTHHAPHRMSLAARYAEDRVSAGFVNHLPELVGPPVALWIHGHTHTPFDYSVNGTRVVCNPRGYLDRRTGLLENPLFAWDKVVEI; from the coding sequence GTGAAGATTCGAGTGCTGTCCGATCTGCATCTGGAGAACGACGAGCCCGAGCTGATCCCGCATGCGCAGGCGGATCTGATCGTGCTGGCGGGCGACATCCACAATCACGCGGCCGGACCGCGCTGGGCCGCGCAGACTTTCGACGGCGCCGTGCCGGTGATCTACGTGCCCGGCAATCACGAATACTACGACGGCGAGTTCAGCGCGCTCGACGCCGCGCTCTACGACGCGGCCGCCCAGGTCGACAACGTGCACGTGCTGAACAACGCCGCGCTGGTCGACCCGCAAGGCCGGTGGCGCGTGCTCGGCACGACGTTGTGGACCGACTTCGCGTTATACGGAAACGACGCGGATGCGCTCGCCGAGTCGATCGAGGCGTCGCGGCGGGTCATGCTCGATTTTCGCGGGCTGATCCAGATGAACTGGCCGCACGACACGCATGACGCAACGCGTGACTTCACCCCCGACGATTCGCTCGCCCTGCACCGGCAGGCGCGCACCTGGCTTGAAAACGAACTCGCCAGACCGTTTGGCGGCAAGACGATTGTCGTGACGCATCATGCGCCGCATCGGATGAGTCTTGCCGCGCGCTATGCGGAAGACCGCGTGTCGGCGGGCTTCGTCAATCACCTGCCGGAGCTCGTCGGCCCGCCGGTTGCGTTGTGGATTCATGGGCATACGCATACACCGTTCGACTACAGCGTGAACGGCACGCGGGTGGTCTGCAATCCCCGCGGCTACCTCGACCGGCGCACAGGGCTGCTGGAAAATCCGCTGTTTGCATGGGACAAGGTCGTCGAGATCTAG
- a CDS encoding Mpo1-like protein yields the protein MAQTAHTDHFASFAEFYPYYLSEHRNTVSRRLHFVGSLGVIGCLAMALATGDWLWLPAAVICGYGFAWVGHFFFEKNRPATFRHPLYSLMGDWVMFKDICVGKISL from the coding sequence ATGGCTCAAACCGCACACACAGATCACTTCGCGAGTTTCGCGGAGTTCTATCCGTACTATCTGAGCGAGCATCGCAACACGGTCTCGCGGCGGCTCCATTTCGTAGGGTCGCTCGGCGTCATCGGCTGTCTCGCCATGGCGCTCGCCACCGGCGACTGGCTCTGGCTGCCCGCGGCCGTGATCTGCGGATACGGCTTTGCCTGGGTCGGGCATTTCTTCTTCGAGAAGAACCGGCCGGCCACCTTCCGGCATCCGCTTTACAGCCTGATGGGCGACTGGGTGATGTTCAAGGACATCTGCGTCGGCAAGATTTCGTTGTAG
- a CDS encoding YihY family inner membrane protein gives MGLLSRVRFDLDTLKRLAQFAAQRSSEDRIPQVAGSLTFTTMLSLVPLATVAFALFTAFPIFASFQMSLQIFLADHLMPAQLNSQIFNYLNQFASKAKGLTTIGMIFLFVTAVMTMMTVESAFNVIWRVRKARPIAQRILVYWAIITLGPILIGVSLSISSYLFTQSMTFTAAQRMTPVIEWALAGAALPLTAAAFTILYVYLPNCRVEWRDAVIGGVTAAIAFELAKRGFGYYVRRIPTYTAVYGAFAAVPLFLLWMYLCWFITLAGAMIASALPAIRIGQFHRPTFEGSNLFDSLELLARLSEARDAGKRGYTVPELSRMLRRDMDTTINLLQKLEEIEWIARLQEDGSRPHFLLLANPAQITVEQLFGLFVIDRAELEYQLELDSTRVDGHTLLAALDNDRLKVTLAALLAARAATRSARALQNEPGAPSMPHQAA, from the coding sequence ATGGGTTTGTTGTCCAGGGTGCGTTTCGATCTCGACACGCTCAAACGCCTCGCGCAGTTCGCCGCGCAGCGCAGCAGCGAAGACCGCATTCCGCAGGTGGCCGGCAGTCTCACGTTCACCACCATGCTCTCGCTCGTGCCGCTCGCCACGGTCGCGTTCGCGCTGTTCACCGCGTTTCCGATCTTTGCTTCCTTTCAGATGTCGCTGCAGATTTTTCTCGCCGACCATCTGATGCCCGCGCAGCTCAACAGTCAGATCTTCAATTATCTGAATCAGTTTGCGTCGAAGGCGAAGGGCCTGACGACCATCGGGATGATTTTTCTCTTCGTCACCGCGGTGATGACGATGATGACGGTCGAGTCCGCCTTCAATGTGATCTGGCGCGTGCGCAAGGCGCGGCCGATCGCGCAGCGCATTCTGGTGTATTGGGCGATCATCACGCTCGGTCCGATTCTGATCGGCGTGAGCCTGTCGATTTCATCGTATCTGTTCACGCAGTCCATGACCTTCACGGCGGCCCAGCGCATGACGCCGGTCATCGAGTGGGCGCTCGCGGGCGCCGCGTTGCCGCTCACCGCGGCCGCCTTTACGATTCTTTACGTCTACCTGCCGAATTGCCGTGTGGAATGGCGCGACGCGGTGATCGGCGGCGTGACCGCCGCAATCGCCTTCGAACTCGCAAAGCGCGGCTTCGGCTATTACGTGCGGCGCATTCCTACCTACACGGCGGTGTACGGCGCATTCGCGGCCGTGCCGCTATTTCTGCTGTGGATGTACCTGTGCTGGTTCATCACGCTGGCGGGCGCGATGATCGCGTCCGCGTTGCCGGCCATTCGCATCGGCCAGTTTCACCGGCCTACCTTCGAAGGCAGCAATCTGTTCGACTCGCTCGAACTGCTCGCGCGGCTCTCGGAAGCGCGCGATGCGGGCAAGCGTGGCTACACGGTGCCCGAGCTTTCGCGGATGCTTCGCCGCGATATGGACACCACGATCAACCTGCTGCAAAAGCTCGAGGAGATCGAGTGGATTGCGCGCTTGCAGGAGGACGGCTCGCGTCCGCATTTCCTGTTGCTGGCGAATCCTGCGCAGATCACGGTCGAACAGCTATTCGGCCTGTTCGTGATCGACCGGGCGGAGCTCGAGTATCAGCTCGAACTGGACTCCACGCGGGTGGATGGCCACACGCTGCTGGCTGCGCTGGATAACGACAGGCTGAAAGTGACGCTCGCCGCCTTGCTGGCCGCGCGCGCAGCCACTCGTTCGGCGCGCGCCTTGCAAAACGAGCCTGGCGCGCCATCCATGCCGCATCAGGCGGCGTGA
- a CDS encoding FUSC family protein: MSASPFSAPRPASFAALYAAAVDWARNDGLTWIYLFKALAACFLALGVAMKLDLPQPRTAMTTVFIVMQPQSGMVFAKSFYRICGTLVGLVVMLALIGLFAQQPELFIVATAVWVGVCTAGAARNRNFRSYGFVLAGYTAALIGIPASQHPDGAFLSALTRVAEVVVGIVCAGAVSGLVFPRFAGMQMRGAVRARFSAFVEYVSASLAGHNDRAQIEATNARFVADIVGFEAARSVAVFEGPDSRMRGGRLARLNSEFMTASTRFHALHQLMNRLRNANTSGASIAIDALEPYFREIAPLLAKSGEPVLTAADAVHAAAQLEAFKAELPKRMRATRAELEVHPDAPLLDFDTGAELLYRFIDDLHAYAATYASLSVDTHERERWIERYEPKTNAIAASVSGVRAAIVMTVLGAFWIATAWPSGSTLTLTAAAVCALASSSPNPKRTAFQMAGGTLVATVMGMIAVFGVFPHIDGFPLLCAALTPFLLLGVFMTTRPALAGYGIGYCIFFCFLAGPDNVIHYDPSSFMNDSLALVLSMLVASIAFAVLLPPSTPWLRNRLLMDLRRQVVLASRAGMRRVRSRFESGARDLMFQINALAQHEPELKRDTLRWLFSVLEVGNAVIDLRRELAALPADARYAKSMPWRGSLRAMRDALAALFERPREDRFDRALAATSDAITAVQQVLAAFAPPREERHQLQRILSQLHFIRTALLDPQSPLESLMSGRAGASEGVRHAT, from the coding sequence ATGTCCGCCTCCCCTTTTTCCGCGCCGCGTCCGGCGTCGTTCGCAGCGTTATACGCGGCCGCCGTCGACTGGGCGCGTAACGACGGCCTGACCTGGATCTATCTGTTCAAGGCGCTTGCCGCCTGCTTCCTCGCGCTCGGCGTCGCGATGAAGCTCGACCTGCCGCAGCCGCGCACGGCGATGACCACCGTGTTCATCGTGATGCAGCCGCAAAGCGGCATGGTGTTCGCGAAGAGCTTCTACCGGATCTGCGGCACCCTCGTCGGTCTCGTCGTGATGCTCGCGTTGATCGGCCTGTTCGCGCAGCAGCCGGAACTGTTCATCGTCGCGACCGCGGTCTGGGTCGGCGTCTGCACCGCGGGCGCCGCGCGCAACCGCAACTTCAGGTCGTACGGTTTCGTGCTGGCGGGCTACACCGCCGCGCTGATCGGCATCCCCGCTTCGCAGCATCCGGACGGCGCGTTTCTGAGCGCGCTCACGCGGGTGGCCGAGGTGGTGGTCGGCATCGTTTGCGCGGGCGCGGTGAGCGGCCTCGTGTTTCCGCGCTTCGCCGGCATGCAGATGCGTGGCGCCGTGCGGGCGCGCTTCTCGGCATTCGTCGAGTATGTATCGGCGTCGCTCGCCGGCCACAACGACCGCGCGCAGATCGAAGCGACCAATGCGCGCTTTGTCGCCGATATCGTCGGCTTCGAGGCGGCGCGCAGCGTGGCCGTGTTCGAGGGCCCCGACTCGCGCATGCGCGGCGGCCGTCTCGCGCGTCTGAACAGCGAGTTCATGACCGCCTCGACGCGCTTTCACGCGCTGCACCAGTTGATGAACCGCTTGCGCAACGCGAACACAAGCGGCGCGTCGATCGCGATCGATGCGCTCGAACCGTACTTCCGCGAAATTGCCCCCCTGCTCGCGAAATCCGGCGAGCCGGTGTTGACCGCCGCGGATGCCGTTCACGCCGCCGCGCAACTCGAGGCCTTCAAGGCCGAGTTGCCCAAGCGCATGCGCGCGACCCGCGCGGAACTGGAAGTGCATCCCGACGCGCCGCTGCTCGACTTCGACACCGGCGCCGAACTGCTGTATCGCTTCATCGACGATCTGCATGCCTATGCGGCCACGTATGCGTCTCTCTCAGTCGATACGCACGAGCGCGAGCGCTGGATCGAGCGTTATGAACCGAAGACGAACGCGATCGCGGCAAGCGTGTCGGGCGTGCGCGCCGCCATCGTGATGACGGTGCTCGGCGCGTTCTGGATCGCGACCGCGTGGCCGAGCGGTTCGACCTTGACGCTGACCGCCGCGGCCGTGTGCGCGCTGGCATCGTCGTCGCCGAATCCGAAACGCACGGCGTTCCAGATGGCCGGCGGCACGCTGGTCGCCACGGTGATGGGGATGATCGCGGTGTTCGGCGTGTTTCCGCACATTGACGGCTTCCCGCTGCTGTGCGCCGCGCTCACGCCGTTCCTGCTGCTCGGCGTGTTCATGACGACACGGCCCGCGCTGGCCGGCTACGGCATCGGCTATTGCATCTTCTTCTGCTTCCTGGCCGGCCCGGACAACGTGATTCACTACGACCCGAGCAGCTTCATGAACGATTCGCTGGCGCTCGTGCTGTCGATGCTGGTGGCATCGATCGCGTTCGCGGTGCTGTTGCCGCCCTCGACGCCCTGGCTGCGCAACCGCCTGCTGATGGATCTGCGCCGACAGGTGGTGCTGGCGAGCCGCGCGGGTATGCGCCGGGTGCGTTCGCGCTTCGAGAGCGGCGCGCGCGACCTGATGTTCCAGATCAACGCGCTTGCGCAGCACGAGCCCGAACTCAAGCGCGACACGTTGCGCTGGCTCTTCTCGGTGCTCGAAGTGGGCAACGCGGTGATCGACCTGCGCCGCGAACTGGCGGCGCTGCCGGCCGACGCGCGCTATGCGAAGTCGATGCCGTGGCGCGGCTCGTTGCGTGCCATGCGAGACGCACTGGCCGCGCTATTCGAGCGGCCGCGTGAAGACCGCTTCGACCGCGCGCTCGCCGCGACCAGCGACGCGATCACCGCGGTTCAGCAGGTGCTGGCCGCTTTCGCGCCGCCGCGTGAAGAACGGCACCAACTGCAACGCATTTTGAGTCAACTGCATTTCATTCGTACCGCGCTGCTCGATCCGCAATCGCCGCTTGAATCGCTGATGAGCGGACGTGCCGGCGCGTCAGAAGGAGTTCGTCATGCCACGTGA
- a CDS encoding DUF2069 domain-containing protein, with product MHERKAVSEPHAEAAANAPTPAPPPNATAVQRNRAAALGATIALVALIALSVAWEWWLAPLRPGGSLLVLKAVPLLLASPGVVRQRLYTLQWASMLILLYFSEGVVRGWSDRGLSAGLGWLEATLSVAFFVCALAYVAPFKRAAKRAAKQAATG from the coding sequence ATCCATGAGCGAAAGGCCGTGAGCGAGCCGCACGCCGAAGCGGCCGCGAACGCCCCCACGCCTGCGCCGCCGCCCAACGCTACGGCCGTGCAGCGAAATCGCGCCGCCGCGCTCGGTGCGACCATTGCCCTGGTTGCGCTGATCGCCCTGTCCGTCGCGTGGGAGTGGTGGCTCGCGCCGCTGCGTCCCGGCGGGTCGCTGCTCGTGCTCAAGGCTGTGCCGCTGCTGCTCGCATCACCCGGCGTCGTGCGGCAACGGCTTTATACGCTGCAATGGGCGTCGATGCTGATCCTGCTGTATTTTTCCGAAGGCGTGGTGCGCGGCTGGAGCGACCGTGGGCTGAGCGCCGGTCTCGGCTGGCTGGAAGCCACGCTTTCCGTGGCCTTTTTCGTTTGCGCGCTGGCCTATGTCGCGCCGTTCAAACGCGCGGCAAAACGTGCTGCAAAACAGGCCGCGACAGGCTGA
- a CDS encoding efflux transporter outer membrane subunit — protein sequence MQSPVPKGIAAAAVLTILLTIAGCASTGGVAPQASGVEPASLDAGNAIRAANADAQWPAVDWWRAYNDPQLNEWIDAAQAGNPSLAAAQARVREAMSMAGVARAALSPQVNGSLSIQRQKWADNLYYGPGPLAGEQSWNNTGTLGLSYHLDIWGKDKNAAERALDAAHASSADARAAQLELEGNVVRTYIEMSMNYALLDIARSTLQQQQQIVDLANRRLKGGIGTQLEVSQAETPLPEYERQIDEIEEKIALGRNQLAALAGKGPGAGDSIQRPTLSLNAPAGLPSALPADLIGHRPDVVAARWSVAAQARGIDVAKADFYPDINLLASIGGYAAMGPLFQFLKSPSHSWSAGPALSLPILDGGRLRSQLGAASAGYDEAVDRYNQSIVGALKDISDQVIRIRSLATQAEDADRSVATARKNYDLSREGYRRGLTDYLNVLIAQNQLLHAQEGVAKIQAERLGAHASLVTALGGGLDDPANGPQAKETLPAHGKGKTVAPGSTASTQPARSGS from the coding sequence GTGCAGTCTCCGGTACCGAAAGGGATCGCCGCAGCCGCGGTTCTTACGATCCTATTAACAATCGCCGGCTGTGCCAGTACCGGAGGCGTCGCGCCGCAAGCGAGCGGAGTCGAGCCGGCTTCGCTCGATGCGGGCAACGCGATCCGCGCCGCCAATGCGGACGCGCAGTGGCCCGCCGTCGACTGGTGGCGAGCCTATAACGATCCGCAGCTGAACGAATGGATCGACGCCGCGCAAGCGGGCAATCCAAGCCTCGCGGCCGCCCAGGCCCGCGTGCGCGAAGCCATGTCGATGGCGGGCGTGGCCCGTGCGGCGTTGTCGCCGCAAGTCAACGGCAGCCTGTCGATCCAGCGCCAGAAGTGGGCCGACAATCTGTACTACGGCCCGGGCCCGCTCGCGGGCGAGCAATCGTGGAACAACACCGGCACGCTCGGCCTGTCGTATCACCTCGACATCTGGGGCAAGGACAAGAACGCCGCCGAGCGCGCGCTCGACGCCGCTCACGCGAGCTCGGCCGACGCCCGCGCCGCCCAGCTCGAACTGGAAGGCAACGTGGTGCGCACGTATATCGAGATGTCGATGAACTACGCGCTGCTCGACATCGCCAGGTCCACCTTGCAGCAACAGCAGCAGATCGTGGATCTGGCCAACCGGCGGCTCAAAGGCGGCATCGGCACGCAGCTGGAAGTCAGCCAGGCCGAAACGCCGCTGCCGGAATACGAACGGCAGATCGACGAAATCGAGGAAAAAATCGCGCTCGGCCGCAATCAGCTGGCCGCGCTCGCCGGCAAAGGCCCGGGCGCGGGCGATTCGATCCAGCGTCCGACGCTTTCGCTGAACGCGCCGGCCGGGCTGCCGAGCGCATTGCCCGCGGACCTGATCGGCCACCGGCCGGATGTGGTCGCGGCGCGCTGGTCGGTCGCGGCGCAAGCACGCGGCATCGACGTCGCCAAGGCCGACTTCTATCCGGACATCAACCTGCTGGCGTCAATCGGCGGGTACGCGGCGATGGGGCCGCTGTTCCAGTTCCTGAAGAGCCCGTCGCATAGCTGGAGCGCAGGGCCGGCGCTGTCGCTGCCGATTCTCGACGGCGGCCGTCTGCGTTCGCAACTCGGTGCGGCCTCCGCGGGCTATGACGAAGCCGTCGACCGCTATAACCAGTCGATTGTCGGCGCGCTGAAGGACATTTCCGATCAGGTGATCCGGATCCGCTCGCTGGCGACCCAGGCGGAAGACGCCGACCGTTCGGTCGCGACCGCCCGCAAGAACTACGATCTGTCGCGTGAAGGTTACCGGCGCGGCCTGACCGACTATCTGAACGTGCTGATCGCGCAAAACCAGTTGCTGCACGCGCAGGAAGGCGTGGCGAAGATCCAGGCGGAACGGCTCGGCGCGCATGCGTCGCTGGTCACGGCGTTGGGCGGTGGACTCGACGATCCGGCCAACGGTCCGCAGGCCAAAGAGACGCTGCCGGCGCACGGCAAGGGCAAAACGGTGGCGCCCGGCTCGACCGCCAGCACCCAGCCTGCCAGGTCGGGAAGCTGA
- a CDS encoding LysR family transcriptional regulator produces MDTLQNMRVFVRVVEAGSFTGAAQHLNTTTAYASRAVSDLEAHLRTRLLNRTTRRIALTEAGERYLQRCEQILAYVDQAEAEASDAHARPSGKLKVHAMTSFGQHYVVPAVGRYQERYPDVHIELTLAQRMPDLLDEGFDVSLTLATSLPDSGLVSQRLGSAFSIACASPAYLERHGVPQTPADLVHHTCMQMVTPVFPTDKWTFDGPNGEETIALGATTFQVNVAEAMAVAVCRGMGVGLIPIYSAISGLRSGELVWLLPEYTSQEMNLYALYPSRQYLDAKIRTWVEFLRDELPATLAADHAELREFARV; encoded by the coding sequence ATGGATACGCTTCAAAACATGCGCGTATTTGTCCGCGTCGTCGAAGCGGGCAGCTTTACGGGTGCCGCGCAGCATCTGAACACGACCACGGCTTATGCGTCGCGCGCGGTGTCCGATCTGGAAGCGCATCTGCGCACGCGCCTGCTGAACCGCACCACGCGCCGCATCGCGCTGACCGAGGCCGGCGAGCGCTATCTGCAGCGCTGCGAGCAGATTCTCGCGTACGTGGATCAGGCGGAGGCCGAGGCGAGCGATGCCCACGCCCGCCCGTCCGGCAAACTCAAGGTCCACGCCATGACGAGCTTCGGCCAGCACTATGTGGTGCCGGCCGTGGGCCGCTATCAGGAGCGCTACCCGGACGTGCATATCGAGCTGACGCTCGCGCAGCGCATGCCCGATCTGCTCGACGAAGGCTTTGACGTCTCGCTCACGCTCGCTACCAGCCTGCCGGATTCGGGGCTGGTGTCGCAGCGCCTTGGCAGCGCGTTCAGCATTGCGTGCGCGTCGCCCGCCTATCTGGAGCGGCACGGCGTGCCGCAAACACCCGCAGATCTCGTGCACCACACCTGTATGCAAATGGTCACACCCGTGTTTCCGACCGACAAATGGACCTTCGACGGTCCGAACGGCGAGGAAACGATCGCCCTCGGCGCGACCACCTTCCAGGTGAACGTGGCCGAAGCCATGGCGGTGGCCGTGTGCCGCGGCATGGGCGTCGGGCTGATTCCGATCTACTCGGCAATCAGCGGCTTGCGAAGTGGTGAACTGGTGTGGCTGTTGCCGGAATACACGTCGCAGGAGATGAATCTGTACGCGTTGTACCCGTCCCGGCAGTATCTGGACGCGAAAATCCGCACGTGGGTCGAGTTCCTGCGCGACGAGCTGCCCGCCACGCTGGCCGCGGATCACGCTGAATTGCGCGAGTTCGCGCGGGTGTAA
- a CDS encoding FAD-binding oxidoreductase, with the protein MTQTAFLAACRDAIGAAQVLTDPHDTAPYLTDWRRRYTGAACAVLCPATPEEVAALVKLAVEHRIALVPQGGNTGLAGGATPDASGAQAVISLRRLNRVRDIDPHNNTITVEAGVILAEVQKHAQEAGRLFPLSLAAEGSCTIGGNLATNAGGTGVLRYGNTRELCLGLEVVTPQGELWDGLRGLRKDNTGYDLRDLFIGAEGTLGIITAAVLKLHPQPAARVTALAALASPHAALDFLSLTQRVAGPLLTGFELMSDFCLRLVGRHFEQMRYPFAEPHAQVVLLELSDSESEEHARGLFERLMETALENGLVQDAVVAENLGQSRAFWNLREHIPLAQAEEGLNIKHDIAVPISRIGHFIEETDAAIAQAVPGARMVTFGHLGDGNLHYNVQAPQGVDAKAFLEQHQSPINQIVYDSVHRHRGSISAEHGLGQLKIDEAMHYKQDVEVQLMRAVKRALDPLNLMNPGKVLR; encoded by the coding sequence ATGACCCAAACCGCTTTCCTCGCCGCCTGCCGCGATGCCATCGGCGCAGCACAGGTGCTGACCGACCCGCACGACACCGCCCCTTACCTGACCGACTGGCGCCGCCGCTACACCGGCGCGGCGTGCGCGGTGCTCTGTCCGGCCACGCCCGAAGAAGTCGCGGCGCTCGTGAAGCTCGCCGTCGAGCATCGCATCGCGCTGGTCCCGCAAGGCGGCAACACGGGCCTCGCCGGCGGCGCCACGCCGGACGCAAGCGGCGCGCAGGCCGTCATCAGCTTGCGGCGGCTGAACCGGGTGCGTGACATCGATCCGCACAACAATACGATCACGGTCGAAGCCGGCGTGATCCTCGCCGAAGTGCAGAAGCACGCCCAAGAAGCCGGCCGCCTGTTTCCGCTGAGCCTCGCCGCCGAGGGCAGTTGCACGATCGGCGGCAATCTCGCCACCAATGCGGGCGGCACCGGCGTGCTTCGCTACGGCAACACGCGCGAGTTGTGCCTCGGCCTCGAAGTCGTCACGCCGCAGGGCGAACTGTGGGACGGCCTGCGCGGACTGCGCAAGGACAACACCGGCTACGATCTGCGCGACCTCTTCATCGGCGCGGAAGGCACGCTCGGCATCATCACCGCCGCCGTGCTCAAGTTGCATCCGCAACCGGCCGCGCGCGTCACGGCGCTCGCCGCGCTCGCTTCGCCGCACGCCGCGCTCGATTTTCTGTCGCTCACGCAGCGCGTCGCCGGGCCGCTGCTGACCGGTTTCGAATTGATGTCGGATTTCTGCCTGCGCCTCGTTGGCCGCCATTTCGAGCAGATGCGCTATCCGTTCGCCGAGCCGCACGCGCAAGTCGTGCTGCTCGAACTGTCGGACAGCGAGAGCGAGGAGCACGCGCGCGGACTATTCGAACGTTTAATGGAAACGGCGCTGGAAAACGGTCTGGTGCAAGACGCGGTGGTCGCGGAAAATCTCGGCCAGTCGCGGGCGTTCTGGAATCTGCGTGAACACATTCCACTCGCCCAGGCCGAGGAAGGCCTGAACATCAAGCACGATATCGCAGTGCCGATCTCGCGCATCGGCCACTTCATCGAGGAAACCGACGCGGCGATCGCGCAGGCCGTACCCGGCGCGCGCATGGTGACGTTCGGCCATCTCGGCGACGGCAATCTGCACTACAACGTGCAGGCGCCGCAAGGCGTCGACGCAAAGGCGTTCCTCGAACAGCACCAGAGCCCGATCAACCAGATCGTCTACGACAGCGTGCACCGGCATCGCGGCAGCATCAGCGCGGAACACGGGCTCGGCCAGTTGAAGATCGACGAGGCGATGCACTACAAGCAGGACGTCGAGGTGCAGTTGATGCGCGCCGTCAAACGCGCGCTCGATCCGCTGAATCTGATGAATCCGGGCAAGGTGCTACGCTAG
- a CDS encoding SOS response-associated peptidase, producing the protein MCGRISQYRDPHRYAEHLGLADPLMLFDAADRRPGYNLAPGTHPLAVYPDQTMRAIHWGYCPAWAREQHLPQTINARADTAPTGRYFEELWKTGRVLVPADGWFEWRVESASVTTAREGGNRADEPANRQPYFVHLKSDAPMYLAALSSVRGTEAQTEGMGMVIVTAVVDTGLVDLHDRRPLAFAPDAARRWLDPSLPLDQLEQLARSAGLAAGRFRWHRVSHEVNRTLNDEPGLIAALN; encoded by the coding sequence ATGTGTGGTCGAATCAGCCAGTACCGCGATCCGCATCGCTACGCCGAGCACCTCGGTCTTGCCGATCCGCTCATGCTCTTCGATGCCGCTGACCGGCGTCCCGGCTACAACCTCGCGCCCGGCACGCACCCCCTCGCGGTCTACCCGGATCAAACGATGCGCGCGATCCATTGGGGATATTGCCCCGCCTGGGCGCGAGAACAGCATCTGCCGCAGACGATCAACGCACGCGCCGACACCGCGCCGACCGGGCGCTATTTCGAGGAACTGTGGAAGACCGGGCGGGTATTGGTGCCGGCGGACGGCTGGTTCGAATGGCGCGTGGAAAGCGCGTCCGTCACCACCGCTAGGGAAGGCGGGAACAGGGCAGACGAGCCGGCGAACCGCCAGCCCTACTTCGTGCATCTGAAAAGCGATGCCCCCATGTATCTGGCGGCGCTCTCCAGCGTGCGCGGCACCGAAGCGCAAACGGAAGGCATGGGCATGGTGATCGTGACGGCCGTCGTCGATACGGGTCTTGTCGACCTCCACGACCGCCGACCGCTGGCCTTCGCGCCGGATGCGGCACGCCGCTGGCTGGATCCGTCTTTGCCGCTCGACCAGCTCGAGCAGCTGGCGCGCAGCGCGGGGCTCGCTGCCGGGCGCTTTCGCTGGCACCGGGTAAGCCACGAAGTGAACCGCACGCTCAATGACGAACCCGGTCTGATCGCAGCACTGAACTGA